In Streptomyces venezuelae, the sequence TCAGGTGAACGCGAGTGGCTCAATGTAGCTCCTTAAAGTCCTCTCATGAACCCCCAATTTGGCAATGGCGCGACACCGTTTTCCGCGGACTTGGGTCCCCGTCCCGGAGCGCCCGTAATCACGATCCACGGACATCCCCACAACCGCACGACGTGGGGCCCCCAGACGGCCGCGCCGATGGCCGCCAATCGGGCCTGACCTGCGAAGACGCAGACGAAGCCGGGTGGCCCAGGGTGAGGCCGCGGACGCGGATCACGCGGACCGCCCCGCCGCTGCGCCACCCCGCCCGGGACATCGAACACATGGCCGTCGGTGGTGTGTCCGTGAGCGGCCGGTCCACGGGGGAGGCACGACTGCGCCACCCGGGTCCCGCACGGCTCCCGGGGGCCGTCGAGGGGAGGTCGGCGGGCACCCCGGACCCGGCCTGTCCCGGACCCCGGGCCGCTGAGATCATTTCGGGTATGGACGACGTACTGCGGCGACTGGCCGCCGTGGGGCCCTTCTTCGCCGTGCCCTGCGGGACCGAGCCGCCCGGCCCCGGCTTCCGGCCGCTCACCGCGCTGTACGGGGACCGGCTCGGGCCGTACGTGGCCGAGGTGGGCCGCCGGATCGGCACCGGACCGGGCCGGGTGGCCGCCTCGACCGCACAGTTCGGGATCGTCTCCCGGCTCTGGTCGCTGGGGCTCGGGTGCGCGGCCCTGGCAGGCCGGGTGCCGGACCTGGCCGCCGACCGGGTGTGGTGGCGGCTGCCGGACGCGGGATCGCTCCAGCTGTGGCTGCCCGAGCCCGGCCCCGGCCTGCCGGCCGAGCTGCTGGGGGAGAACGTCCTGGCGAACCTGGCCGTGCTCGACCAGGGCCTGCGCGAGCGGTACGGGGTCTCGCCGAAGGTCCTGCGGGGGAACGCGGCCTCCGGGCTCGTCGGAGCGCTGCGGGTACTGATCGACCGCGTGCCGGGCGGCGCGGCCGTGGAGCTGGCCGGCGCCCTGCTGGCCGAGGGCGGACCGCTGGCGGGCACCGGCACCTTCGTCCACGAGGAGGGGCTCGGGGTGGCGTTCGTACGGCGCAGCTGCTGCCTCTACTACCAGGTGCCCGGAGGCGGGCTCTGCGGCGACTGCGTCCTGCGGGCCGGGCGCCGCACGGGCTGACGGCCCCGTTCGGAGCAAGGGCGGTGCGCCGTGCCCGCCCGCCACCGGCCCGGCGTGCGGTCCGCAGCATGACCGCTCGTCCACCGCACCGGCCCGCCGTGCGGCCCTGACCGGGCTCGCCGCGGGGGCCGGCGCCCCCGGCGGCCGGCCGCCACGGACACGGGACCCCCTCGCAGACCCGCCGCTTCCGGTCCCTGCGCGCCGCCCAGTACCACGCGCAGGCGCTGTTCTACGTGCTCGGCACCGACCACCCCGGTGACGAGGAGGCGGTCTGCCTGGCCGGGCGGGGAGCCTGGGACACCTTCGCCGGGCTCTGCTCACCGGCCGCCGTCCGCACGAAGGTCCCGTACGGCACGACGCACCTGCCGGTCTGGTTCTTCCGCCCGGACGGCCCGGCCGAACCGCGTCCCACGGTGATCCTCACCAACGGCAGCGACGGCCAGAACTTCGACGTGTTCCACCCGGGCCGGCCGCAGCAGATGGACGACCTGCTGCGCACCCGCCGCGCGTACGTGAACATGACGGAGGCCACCGGGGCGCAGCTGCACTGCTCCCCGATGGCCCCGCAGCAGCACTGCGACGTCGTCTTCGACTGGCTCGCCGACGTGCTCCAGCGCTGACGGAACTCCTGACGGAACTCCTGAGAGACCTTCTAGAAGGTCAGGTTCCAGGCGTCGACCTTGCCGGTGTCGCCGCCGGCGTTGTCGTTGACCCGCAGCTTCCAGGTGCCGTTCGCGACCTCGGAGGAGGCGTTCACGGTGAAGACCTGGTTGATGTTGTCGGTGCTGCCGCCCGCGCGGTTGTGCACGGTGTAGACGGTGCCGTCCGGCGCGACCAGGTCGACCTTGAGGTCACCGATGTAGGTGTGCACG encodes:
- a CDS encoding (2Fe-2S)-binding protein, whose product is MDDVLRRLAAVGPFFAVPCGTEPPGPGFRPLTALYGDRLGPYVAEVGRRIGTGPGRVAASTAQFGIVSRLWSLGLGCAALAGRVPDLAADRVWWRLPDAGSLQLWLPEPGPGLPAELLGENVLANLAVLDQGLRERYGVSPKVLRGNAASGLVGALRVLIDRVPGGAAVELAGALLAEGGPLAGTGTFVHEEGLGVAFVRRSCCLYYQVPGGGLCGDCVLRAGRRTG